GCTCGAGTCGCCGGTGGCGGGCCGCGTCCGGCTGCGCCTGCGCCGCGGCGATACCGTGCTGCTGGACGGGCCGGTGGACGTGAAGGCCGGCCTGAACCGGCTGGCGCTGCCCCTGCGCGAGCCGGCCCCCGGTGTGGCGGGTTACACCCTGAGCGTGCAGCCATCCGGCCAGGCAGCCGTGCAGGCGGTATCGGCTACCCGCGTCGGCGAGCCGCAGCCCGTTCTGGTCGTCGGAACTGCCGGGCCTGGTCGGACGGCCCTGATGCGGGCGCTGGCGGTGCAGGGGCTCACGGCCCGGGCCGTCGCGCCGGCCGATCTCCGCGCGGCGGACCTCCAGGCATCGGCGCGCACGGTGCTGCTCGACACGCCCGCTGCCGCCATCCCGCCGCCGCTGCGCGCCGCGCTGGCCGACTGCGTGCGCGCGGGCGGGCACGTGCTGATCGCGGGGTCCGGCGGAGCCTTCGGGCCGGGCGGGTACATCGGCACCACCCTGGAGGGCCTGTCGCCGCTGTCCGGGCGGGTGCCGCGCGACCTGCCCCGGCTGGCGCTGGCGCTGGTGCTCGACAAGTCCGGCTCCATGAACGAGGGCGTGGGCGGCGGGATCACCAAACTCGATCTGATCAAGTCCGCCGCGCTGAACTCCGCCCTGCTGCTCTCGCCGCAGAGCGACGTGACGGTCATCGCCTTCGACTCCTCCCCCAAAGTCGCGGTGCCGTTGACCCGGGCCACGAACGTGGCCGTGATCCGCGCCCAGATCAGCCGCATCGAGGCCGAGGGCGGCACGGTCGTCAAGCGCGCCCTGGACGCCTCTCTGAAGGAACTGCTGAAGTCCGGCGCGTCGCGCAAACACCTGATCCTGCTGACGGACGGCGTGGACGGCGGCATCTTCAGCCCAGACGAGTACCGCCGCCTGATCCGCCGCATGCGCGCCACCGGCATCACGGTCAGCACCGTCAGCGTGGGCAGCGGCATGCACGTGCCCCTGATGCGCGACATGGCCACGTGGGGCGAGGGGCACTTCGCGCAGGCACAGGACTGGCGGGACGTGCCCAGCCTGATGGCCCGCGACACCCTGGCGCTGGGCGACAGCGCCGTGAAGACCGGCCCGCACGCCGCGCAGTGGCCCGCCGGCCCGGCCTTCACGGTCACGCAGTACACCCGCACCACCCTGAAACCCGGCGCGACGCCGCTGGGCGTGATCGGCCGCGGCGCGGACGCCGATCCCCTCGCGGCCACGTGGCGCGTCGGGCTGGGCAGCGTGACCGCCCTGGCGCTGTCACCCACCGACGCCCGCAGCGGCGTGGGCACCCGGCCGGACTTCCCGGCGCTCGTGGCGCCGCTGGTGCGCGGCACGCCCCTGCCCGGCGCCGGCGCGGACGTGACCCTGCGCCGCGACGGCGCCGACCTGCTCGTGAGCGCCCCCACGGCCCAGGTCACCGTGGACGGCCCGGACGGCCCGTGGCCGGTCACGCTCCAGCCCGGGGCCGACGGCACGTTCACGACGCGCCTGTACGCGCCCCCGCCCGGCGGCTACAGCGCGCCCGGCGCGGCTGCCGGCGTGCCCACCGTCACGCGCGACCCCGCCGCACTGGCCCTGGGCGGCCGCGCGGCTGGCCCGGACGGCGGGGCGGCGTGGACGTGGCGCGCCGCGTGGCCGGCGCTGTCCGTGCTGGCCCTGCTGGTGTTTCTGGGCGGCCTCGCGCTGCGCTACCTGCCCGAACGGGGGCCCCGGCCGGGTGCTGAGACCGTGCCGTCCATGCCGTCCTGAATGGCATGAAGGGCAACACCCTTTTCCAACCTTCATGTGTTTGAATGGGGACGGTCAGAAAATCTGTCTTGAACCCGTCTTCAACCACCTGTCCAGGGGGAGGCCCGCATGAACGTCACGCTTCAGGTGAACGGCAAGTCCTACACGCGCGACGTGGAGCCCAGAACGCTCCTCGTCCACTTTCTCCGCGAGGAACTCGGCCTGACCGGCACGCACGTCGGCTGCGACACCAGCCAGTGCGGCGCCTGCACCGTCCACGTGAACGGTGACGCCGTCAAGAGCTGCACCGTCCTGGCCGTCCAGGCCGCCGGCATGGACGTCACCACCATCGAGGGCCTGGGCACGCCCGGCGACCTCCACCCCCTCCAGACCGGCTTCTGGGAGGAGCACGGGTTGCAGTGCGGCTTCTGCACGCCCGGCATGATCATGTCCTCCGCGGAACTGCTCAAGCACAACCCGGACCCCAGCGAGGACGTCATCCGCCACCACCTGGAAGGCAACTACTGCCGCTGCACCGGATACCACAACATCGTCCGCGCCGTGCAGCACGCTGCCAAGGCCATGCAGGGCACGCAGACACAGGCCGCCGACGACTGAATGGGGAGCTGTGGGCTCTGAGCCGTGGGCTCCGGGCCAGGACGCCGCTCTTCCGTAGCCCAGCGCTCACCGCCGACTCCCAGGGAGGCCCCACCCCATGACGGACAGCAGAAGCGAGAAGTACTTCGGACAGGCCCTGAAGCGCAAGGAAGACCCGCGCTTCATCACCGGCACCGGCAACTACACCGACGACGTCGTGATTCCCGGCACGCTGCACGCCGCGATGGTGCGCAGTCCGTACCCGCACGCGAAGATCAGCCGTATCAACACCGATTCCGTGAAGGACCTGCCGGGCGTGGTGCGCGTGCTGACCGGACAGGACGTCAAGGACGCCGGCCTCGGCAGCATTCCGGTCGGCTGGCTGCTGCCGGAACTCAAGACGCCCGCCCACCCCGCCATCGCGCTGGAGGAAGCGAACCACGTGGGCGACATCGTCGCGGTCGTGATCGCCGAGACGCGCGCCCAGGCCGAGGACGCCGCCGCCGCACTTGAAGTCGAGTACCACGCGCTGCCGGCCGTGGC
This region of Deinococcus metalli genomic DNA includes:
- a CDS encoding (2Fe-2S)-binding protein — protein: MNVTLQVNGKSYTRDVEPRTLLVHFLREELGLTGTHVGCDTSQCGACTVHVNGDAVKSCTVLAVQAAGMDVTTIEGLGTPGDLHPLQTGFWEEHGLQCGFCTPGMIMSSAELLKHNPDPSEDVIRHHLEGNYCRCTGYHNIVRAVQHAAKAMQGTQTQAADD